A genomic window from Streptococcus sanguinis includes:
- the pgsA gene encoding CDP-diacylglycerol--glycerol-3-phosphate 3-phosphatidyltransferase encodes MKKENIPNSLTLVRIALIPVFVVILTFGHSYTMHILAAFIFAFASITDYLDGYLARKWEVVTNFGKFADPMADKLLVMSAFIMLIEMKMAPAWVVAIIICRELAVTGLRLLLVETGGTVLAAAMPGKIKTFTQMFAIIFLLIHWTLLGQILLYIALIFTIYSGYDYFKGSAYLFKDTFK; translated from the coding sequence ATGAAAAAAGAAAATATTCCAAATTCCTTAACTCTTGTCAGGATTGCTTTAATCCCTGTATTTGTTGTGATTTTAACATTCGGTCATTCTTACACCATGCACATCTTAGCAGCTTTTATATTTGCTTTTGCCAGTATAACTGATTATCTAGATGGTTATTTGGCACGAAAGTGGGAAGTAGTAACAAATTTTGGTAAATTTGCTGATCCTATGGCTGATAAGCTTTTAGTGATGTCTGCTTTTATCATGTTGATCGAGATGAAAATGGCTCCTGCCTGGGTTGTGGCTATTATTATTTGCCGGGAATTGGCAGTAACAGGTCTGCGCTTGCTTTTAGTGGAAACAGGAGGGACAGTCTTAGCGGCTGCTATGCCAGGTAAAATCAAAACCTTCACGCAGATGTTTGCTATAATTTTTCTTCTGATTCATTGGACTCTATTAGGGCAAATCCTTCTGTATATCGCTTTAATCTTTACGATTTATTCTGGATATGACTACTTCAAGGGAAGTGCCTATCTCTTTAAAGATACCTTTAAATAA